In Tachysurus vachellii isolate PV-2020 chromosome 1, HZAU_Pvac_v1, whole genome shotgun sequence, a genomic segment contains:
- the ankrd29 gene encoding ankyrin repeat domain-containing protein 29 isoform X1 gives MKAEGVGLCYLNKETPLANAAFWAAKKGNLALLQLLLNSGRVDVDCKDSYGTSALMVASYNGHYDCVRELIMQGADINLQRETGSTALFFAAQLGHDDIIKLLFEFGASTEYQTKDGGTALCAACQSGHSKVVETLLKNGANIHDQLSDGATPLFLASQEGHVTIVRQLLSSGAKVNQPREDGTTPLWIAAQMGHSEVVKVLLLRGADREAERNDGSTALFKAAHNGHCNVIEELLKFSPSVGLLKNGSTALHAAVMGGDPKTVMLLLKANADPTLRNKNNDLPGDLTKNERILRFLRPPILNGQS, from the exons ATGAAAGCAGAGGGAGTAGGattgtgttatttaaat AAGGAAACTCCCTTAGCCAACGCTGCATTTTGGGCAGCCAAAAAGGGGAACCTGGCTCTCCTGCAGCTGTTGCTGAACAGTGGTCGTGTAGACGTTGACTGTAAAGATAGC TATGGAACCTCTGCTCTGATGGTGGCCTCCTACAATGGCCATTATGACTGTGTAAGGGAACTGATCATGCAAGGGGCAGACATCAATCTGCAGAGGGAG aCAGGTTCTACAGCCCTGTTCTTCGCAGCACAGCTGGGgcatgatgacatcatcaagCTCCTGTTTGAGTTTGGAGCTTCCACAGAATATCAGACCAAG GATGGTGGCACGGCCCTATGTGCTGCCTGCCAGAGCGGTCATTCCAAAGTAGTGGAAACACTGCTCAAGAACGGAGCCAACATCCATGACCAGCTCAGC GATGGCGCAACTCCTCTGTTCTTAGCCTCTCAAGAAGGTCATGTGACCATCGTCCGTCAGCTGTTGTCATCTGGAGCCAAAGTAAACCAGCCTCGGGAG GATGGTACCACACCCCTGTGGATAGCAGCCCAGATGGGACACAGTGAAGTTGTGAAAGTTCTGCTACTACGTGGTGCAGACCGAGAAGCTGAGAGAAAT GATGGCTCTACTGCACTTTTTAAAGCGGCACACAATGGACACTGCAATGTCATAGAGGAGCTTCTGAAGTTCAGCCCATCTGTTGGTCTTCTGAAG AATGGTTCCACAGCTCTTCATGCTGCAGTCATGGGTGGAGATCCAAAAACTGTGATGCTTCTGCTAAAAGCGAATGCTGATCCTACTTTACGTAATAAG AATAATGACCTACCAGGGGACCTCACAAAGAACGAGCGCATCCTGAGGTTTCTTCGGCCGCCTATCTTAAATGGACAAAGTTGA
- the ankrd29 gene encoding ankyrin repeat domain-containing protein 29 isoform X2 has product MSFKKETPLANAAFWAAKKGNLALLQLLLNSGRVDVDCKDSYGTSALMVASYNGHYDCVRELIMQGADINLQRETGSTALFFAAQLGHDDIIKLLFEFGASTEYQTKDGGTALCAACQSGHSKVVETLLKNGANIHDQLSDGATPLFLASQEGHVTIVRQLLSSGAKVNQPREDGTTPLWIAAQMGHSEVVKVLLLRGADREAERNDGSTALFKAAHNGHCNVIEELLKFSPSVGLLKNGSTALHAAVMGGDPKTVMLLLKANADPTLRNKNNDLPGDLTKNERILRFLRPPILNGQS; this is encoded by the exons ATGTCTTTCAAG AAGGAAACTCCCTTAGCCAACGCTGCATTTTGGGCAGCCAAAAAGGGGAACCTGGCTCTCCTGCAGCTGTTGCTGAACAGTGGTCGTGTAGACGTTGACTGTAAAGATAGC TATGGAACCTCTGCTCTGATGGTGGCCTCCTACAATGGCCATTATGACTGTGTAAGGGAACTGATCATGCAAGGGGCAGACATCAATCTGCAGAGGGAG aCAGGTTCTACAGCCCTGTTCTTCGCAGCACAGCTGGGgcatgatgacatcatcaagCTCCTGTTTGAGTTTGGAGCTTCCACAGAATATCAGACCAAG GATGGTGGCACGGCCCTATGTGCTGCCTGCCAGAGCGGTCATTCCAAAGTAGTGGAAACACTGCTCAAGAACGGAGCCAACATCCATGACCAGCTCAGC GATGGCGCAACTCCTCTGTTCTTAGCCTCTCAAGAAGGTCATGTGACCATCGTCCGTCAGCTGTTGTCATCTGGAGCCAAAGTAAACCAGCCTCGGGAG GATGGTACCACACCCCTGTGGATAGCAGCCCAGATGGGACACAGTGAAGTTGTGAAAGTTCTGCTACTACGTGGTGCAGACCGAGAAGCTGAGAGAAAT GATGGCTCTACTGCACTTTTTAAAGCGGCACACAATGGACACTGCAATGTCATAGAGGAGCTTCTGAAGTTCAGCCCATCTGTTGGTCTTCTGAAG AATGGTTCCACAGCTCTTCATGCTGCAGTCATGGGTGGAGATCCAAAAACTGTGATGCTTCTGCTAAAAGCGAATGCTGATCCTACTTTACGTAATAAG AATAATGACCTACCAGGGGACCTCACAAAGAACGAGCGCATCCTGAGGTTTCTTCGGCCGCCTATCTTAAATGGACAAAGTTGA
- the lama3 gene encoding laminin subunit alpha-3, translating to MSELRWEIAGGMSNLWFLLLCSLAGLGLANRGSQHSQVQPENNQELSRPHSRIHCDHTYNNHTGGDIQDCGPGKYRVRWGPYRGQCVPCNCNGLSNKCDQNTGKCLNCQLNTAGDHCDRCAEGHYGSAAFRTCRLCPCPFSHPSHSFAIGCLHVADHFECLCKAGYSGTRCERCAIGYYGDPLADGGSCQLCNCIHGYICDPITGECKSPNEPGTDGDCQECDSCFQTLMDALEAMDDELSFLKDRLKFQKNISIILTALSTLEDGINATKELVKNYRVSVEVLKQNVNELKADMDGVRKHMMKLKLKADLTSLTSKDLLKDLKKNYKKGKNLLTDTKELLNRIKEFLQHLRISNGIDSTLSGKMLAGMLEEAQWMVVKMQKQNCKVQRRLAENELWEAQKLLDYIMNNLSNLLDSTGTTAEQIAQNLMSWNTGLKELKETLNQAEKAVNKTILMNVGNEELLADTMNYHMMFENKQDDILSYLAIIRGTLRDTEELQSMMNNLKNSYANLAAELDGAKSQLNQRLFELSNATAMDVIVRKAEEHAQELMKLAVHFQMSLLNFTNISAVHKAIDMIITFEDIVRAIKEAETAANKANKAADHALLDVEAQDLTRKAEELKQSTNSLNDKAKEAENNLKEATEKYDTIKEKLSKAKGKKRNMKKHIQTLKDELNIINPDDIGALLQQAKDAVQAANRAVNNDTAQLRAINKELDVMKIPIGGDSNVDNILNGVNKTLDELNYSFPNLTDTLAKVENQSSRLPSRANMSDSIMRIKDMIERTRELANTIRGPILFSGESYIELRPPKNLLDLKAFTAMDLMLHRPKKGRRNQRQSEEEENLFVLYLGNKNMKRDFIGMVVIDGVLYCVYKLGGITYKIKTQELTRSSIDSSFMDRVDFRRIYQDAEVTYTQHYTSTEPKKLPTLTNQPNTTVNLLDLDSDEVVFYVGGYPNDFIPPKELQYPKFKGCIEFNTLNQYIVSLYNFQRAVNIKNTDRCLRGETREVTKYFDGTGYGKIDVISSRSVRFFVLSRQENALLIFMGNEESHFTLTVERGFVILRHTANNRTQILRSKGKVFPVAYFQNIKILQSAKQVEMNVSRFWVNILINYRVYTQAFIGGIPEAIAERLNINHPALRGCLKGLEVDVSIKFSEAIGIHPGCPLDLLGVHEVTLETGSSLELTANMTMPDSAIMVSLGFRSTQSSGVLLHTVDMDLNSGFELSLVNGHVEMKDSTNNIKSKNRYDEGMWHYVTAFRNSTGMELNVDITDRGNSQTTATGSLVQETNVILGKETFRGCLRNFYMRGMENRYIPVDLSSFTQMGDVSFGLCNTQQQPLSIIAKRGLKQRWHDKSNFRKKKCSEPVGHILAYHLNMNSQLQYIISLEELIYRPHIFLEMRTRSADGLLLHIRDKQGFARVILFVSSGRVKLAVGNGTLIYYQKKINNGAWHNIKLIVEQYATHLVVDGFRVPDGQLQKDEVISVELHPLVYFGAGKIKLLTGTQGKRFPQKSVIGCIRNIRLNDVHIGAPAINHGGAPCFDGIAEEGAYFAGGGSYMILEKDVMLGAEFNLTFEVRPRSMTGLLFHCQSHHGHSLSVFLKKGTMVVQMNDGAGDYSTSVTPPLPLCAKSFHHVTVTKKGNVIKLKMGRNSNSAVGPQVYFTLKTHHTLYIGGVPGSKRKRVPVWNSYMGCLRNVQINLAALPFKSVSSVFGSVNISECPAE from the exons ATGTCTGAGCTCAGGTGGGAGATTGCAGGTGGGATGAGCAATCTATGGTTCCTACTGCTCTGCAGTTTGGCTGGATTAGGTCTCGCAAACCGTGGATCACAGCACAGTCAGGTACAACCAGAGAACAACCAAGAACTTTCAAGGCCTCATTCTAGAATACATTGTGATCATACATACAACAATCACACTGGAGGAGATATACAG GACTGTGGACCTGGAAAGTACAGGGTGAGATGGGGACCATACAGAGGACAGTGTGTCCCCTGTAATTGCAATGGTCTCTCCAATAAGTGTGACCAAAACACAGGAAAATGCTTG AACTGCCAATTGAACACAGCAGGGGATCACTGTGATCGCTGTGCTGAGGGACACTATGGAAGCGCTGCTTTCAGGACATGCAGACTGTGTCCGTGTCCCTTCTCACATCCGTCTCACAG TTTTGCCATTGGTTGTCTGCATGTTGCCGATCATTTTGAGTGCCTGTGCAAGGCTGGTTATTCTGGAACCCGCTGTGAAAG GTGTGCCATTGGTTATTATGGTGACCCACTAGCAGATGGAGGGAGTTGTCAGCTCTGCAACTGTATTCATGGATACATCTGTGACCCCATTACAGGAG AATGTAAATCTCCAAATGAGCCAGGTACTGATGGTGACTGCCAAG AGTGTGATAGTTGCTTTCAGACATTAATGGATGCCTTAGAGGCCATGGATGATGAGCTCTCCTTTCTCAAGGACCGACTCAAGTTTCAGAAAAACATCTCCATAATTCTTACTGCTCTAAGTACATTAGAAGATGGCATTAATGCTACAAAG GAACTGGTAAAGAATTACAGAGTATCTGTTGAAGTGCTAAAGCAAAACGTGAATGAACTTAAGGCAGACATGGATGGTGTCAGAAAACACATGATGAAACTTAAGCTCAAG GCAGATCTAACCTCTTTAACCAGTAAGGATTTATTAAAGGATttgaaaaaaaactacaaaaagggaaaaaaccTGCTTACTGATACTAAAGAACTTTTGAATAGAATAAAAG AATTCCTGCAACATCTGAGGATTTCAAATGGTATCGATTCCACTCTGTCTGGCAAGATGCTAGCTGGCATGCTGGAGGAGGCACAATGGATGGTGGTCAAGATGCAGAAGCAAAATTGTAAGGTGCAGAGGAGGTTGGCTGAGAATGAACTCTGGGAAGCACAGAAAc TCTTAGACTACATCATGAACAATCTCTCCAATCTTCTGGATAGTACAGGGACTACTGCAGAACAAATTGCTCAAAACCTGATGTCCTGGAACACTGGACTTAAAGAGCTAAAGGAAACACTGAACCAGGCAGAGAAAgctgtaaacaaaacaattctCATGAATGTTGGTAATGAAGAGCTTCTGGCTGATACTATg AATTATCACATGATGTTTGAGAACAAGCAGGATGACATCTTGTCTTATCTAGCAATTATTAGAGgaacactgagagacacagaggaacTTCAGAGCATGATGAACAACCTAAAAAAT agCTATGCAAATCTTGCAGCTGAACTAGATGGAGCAAAGTCACAGCTGAACCAGAGACTTTTTGAGCTTTCTAATGCCACAGCCATGGACGTTATTGTCAGAAAGGCAGAAGAGCATGCACAGGAGCTCATGAAACTTGCAGTACATTTTCAAAT GTCTCTTCTAAATTTCACCAACATTTCAGCTGTTCATAAAGCAATAGATATGATTATTACTTTTGAAGACATTGTTAGAGCTATTAAAGAAGCTGAGACAGCAGCTAATAAAGCCAACAAAGCTGCAGATCATGCCTTATTG GATGTGGAAGCACAAGACCTTACCAGAAAGGCAGAGGAACTAAAACAGTCTACAAACAGCCTAAATGACAAAGCTAAGGAAGCAGAAAATAATCTAAAAG AGGCTACAGAAAAGTATGATACCATTAAAGAGAAGCTGAGCAAAGCAAAGGGCAAAAAAAGGAATATGAAAAAACATATCCAAACTCTCAAGGATGAGCTGAACATAATTAACCCAG ATGATATTGGTGCCCTTCTACAACAAGCTAAGGATGCTGTCCAAGCTGCCAACAGAGCAGTCAACAATGATACAGCACAATTAAGGGCAATTAATAAGGAGTTGGACGTGATGAAAATACCCATTGGTGGTGATTCAAACGTGGACAACATACTCAATGGTGTCAACAAAACAT tGGATGAACTGAACTATTCCTTCCCAAACCTGACTGATACTTTGGCTAAAGTGGAGAATCAGAGCAGCCGGCTGCCCAGCAGAGCCAACATGTCTGATAGCATTATGAGAATCAAAGACATGATTGAGAGAACCAGAGAACTAGCAAACACA ATTAGAGGACCCATTTTATTCTCTGGTGAAAGCTATATAGAGCTGCGTCCTCCTAAAAACCTGCTTGATCTAAAAGCATTCACTGCCATGGATCTGATGCTCCATCGGCCCAAAAAAGGAAGACGCAATCAACGCCAgagtgaagaggaagaaaatcTGTTTGTCCTTTATCTGGGAAACAAGAAT ATGAAGAGAGACTTTATTGGAATGGTGGTCATTGATGGTGTCCTTTATTGTGTTTACAAATTGGGGGGTATAACCTACAAAATAAAGACTCAAGAACTTACCAGATCCAGCATTGACAGCTCCTTTATGGACAGAGTGGACTTCCGTAG AATTTACCAAGATGCTGAAGTCACCTATACCCAGCATTACACCTCAACAGAACCTAAAAAGCTCCCAACACTCACGAATCAACCTAATACAACTGTAAACTTGCTGGATTTGGACAGTGATGAGGTTGTATTCTATGTGGGAGGTTATCCAAATGACTTTATT CCACCAAAGGAACTCCAGTATCCCAAATTTAAGGGATGCATTGAGTTTAACACgttaaatcaatatattgttaGCCTATACAACTTCCAGCGTGCTGTGAACATCAAAAATACAGACCGATGTCTAAG AGGCGAGACCCGAGAAGTGACAAAATACTTCGATGGTACGGGCTATGGCAAGATTGATGTGATCAGCAGCAGATCTGTCAGGTTCTTTGTCTTAAGTCGACAAGAGAATGCTTTGCTGATTTTTATGGGGAATGAG gaaTCTCATTTCACTCTAACTGTTGAAAGAGGCTTTGTCATTTTGCGGCACACAGCGAATAACCGAACACAAATTCTAAGGAGTAAAGGAAAAGTTTTTCCTGTG GCCTATTTCCAGAACATTAAAATCCTCCAGTCGGCCAAACAAGTTGAGATGAATGTTTCTAGGTTTTGGGTCAATATTCTGATCAACTACAGGGTCTATACACAAGCGTTTATAGGAGGAATACCAGAAGCGATTGCAGAGAG ACTAAATATTAACCATCCAGCACTCAGAGGATGTCTTAAAGGGCTTGAGGTGGATGTTTCCATCAAATTTTCAGAAGCAATTGGAATTCATCCTGGTTGTCCACTAGATTTATTG GGTGTACACGAAGTTACTCTGGAGACAGGAAGCTCCCTGGAACTTACTGCTAACATGACAATGCCAGATTCAGCCATAATGGTTTCGCTGGGCTTTAGATCAACACAGAGCAGTGGTGTCTTACTGCACACCGTGGACATG GATTTGAACAGTGGATTTGAACTGTCTCTAGTTAATGGACATGTCGAGATGAAAGAcagtacaaacaatataaagtCCAAAAACAGATACGATGAAGGAATGTGGCACTATGTGACAGCATTTAGAAACAGCACCGG AATGGAACTAAATGTTGACATTACAGACAGAGGAAATTCACAGACAACTGCAACAGGATCTTTAGTCCAAGAAACTAATGTGATTTTAGGAAAAGAAACATTCAGAGGCTGTCTAAGGAACTTTTACATGAGGGG AATGGAAAACAGATACATCCCAGTTGATCTGAGCAGTTTTACTCAGATGGGAGATGTGTCTTTTGGGCTTTGTAACACTCAGCAGCAGCCTCTGTCCATCATTGCGAAAAGAGGTTTAAAACAAAGATGGCACGATAAGTCCAATTTCAGAAAG AAAAAGTGTAGTGAGCCAGTCGGTCACATCCTGGCCTATCATCTCAACATGAACAGTCAACTGCAGTACATCATATCTCTAGAAGAGCTGATTTACAG GCCTCATATTTTCTTGGAAATGCGAACGAGGTCAGCCGATGGCCTGCTGCTTCACATCAGGGATAAGCAAGGATTTGCTCGTGTCATCCTGTTTGTTAGCAGCGGCAGAGTCAAACTCGCTGTCGGCAATGGAACACTGATCTACTATCAAAAGAAGATTAATAATGGTGCCTGGCACAAT ATCAAGTTAATTGTCGAACAGTATGCCACACATCTGGTGGTGGATGGTTTTCGGGTGCCGGATGGACAGCTGCAGAAAGATGAAGTTATCTCAGTGGAGCTTCATCCTCTTGTTTACTTTGGAGCTGGAAAGATTAAATTGCTCACTGGCACACAG GGCAAACGTTTTCCACAGAAGAGTGTGATAGGATGTATCCGCAACATCAGGCTTAATGATGTCCATATTGGAGCGCCAGCTATTAATCATGGAGGAGCTCCCTGTTTTGATGGGATAGCTGAGGAAGGGGCGTACTTTGCTGGTGGTGGCTCTTACATGATTTTAG AGAAAGACGTAATGTTGGGTGCTGAGTTCAATTTAACTTTTGAAGTTCGTCCCAGAAGCATGACAGGTTTACTTTTTCACTGTCAAAGTCACCATGGTCACAGCCTCAGTGTTTTCCTGAAGAAAGGCACT ATGGTGGTCCAAATGAATGATGGTGCAGGAGACTACAGCACCTCTGTGACACCGCCATTACCGCTCTGTGCAAAGTCCTTCCATCATGTGACAG tgacaaaaaaaggaaatgtaattAAGCTGAAGATGGGACGCAATTCCAACAGTGCCGTTGGGCCTCAAGTGTACTTCACTCTTAAAACTCATCACACACTTTACATCGGAGGCGTACCAG GGTCCAAGAGGAAGAGAGTGCCTGTGTGGAACTCCTACATGGGATGTTTGAGAAACGTGCAAATAAACCTGGCTGCTCTTCCATTTAAATCTGTCAGCAGTGTTTTCGGTTCTGTCAATATCA
- the ankrd29 gene encoding ankyrin repeat domain-containing protein 29 isoform X3, with the protein MKAEGVGLCYLNKETPLANAAFWAAKKGNLALLQLLLNSGRVDVDCKDSYGTSALMVASYNGHYDCVRELIMQGADINLQRETGSTALFFAAQLGHDDIIKLLFEFGASTEYQTKDGATPLFLASQEGHVTIVRQLLSSGAKVNQPREDGTTPLWIAAQMGHSEVVKVLLLRGADREAERNDGSTALFKAAHNGHCNVIEELLKFSPSVGLLKNGSTALHAAVMGGDPKTVMLLLKANADPTLRNKNNDLPGDLTKNERILRFLRPPILNGQS; encoded by the exons ATGAAAGCAGAGGGAGTAGGattgtgttatttaaat AAGGAAACTCCCTTAGCCAACGCTGCATTTTGGGCAGCCAAAAAGGGGAACCTGGCTCTCCTGCAGCTGTTGCTGAACAGTGGTCGTGTAGACGTTGACTGTAAAGATAGC TATGGAACCTCTGCTCTGATGGTGGCCTCCTACAATGGCCATTATGACTGTGTAAGGGAACTGATCATGCAAGGGGCAGACATCAATCTGCAGAGGGAG aCAGGTTCTACAGCCCTGTTCTTCGCAGCACAGCTGGGgcatgatgacatcatcaagCTCCTGTTTGAGTTTGGAGCTTCCACAGAATATCAGACCAAG GATGGCGCAACTCCTCTGTTCTTAGCCTCTCAAGAAGGTCATGTGACCATCGTCCGTCAGCTGTTGTCATCTGGAGCCAAAGTAAACCAGCCTCGGGAG GATGGTACCACACCCCTGTGGATAGCAGCCCAGATGGGACACAGTGAAGTTGTGAAAGTTCTGCTACTACGTGGTGCAGACCGAGAAGCTGAGAGAAAT GATGGCTCTACTGCACTTTTTAAAGCGGCACACAATGGACACTGCAATGTCATAGAGGAGCTTCTGAAGTTCAGCCCATCTGTTGGTCTTCTGAAG AATGGTTCCACAGCTCTTCATGCTGCAGTCATGGGTGGAGATCCAAAAACTGTGATGCTTCTGCTAAAAGCGAATGCTGATCCTACTTTACGTAATAAG AATAATGACCTACCAGGGGACCTCACAAAGAACGAGCGCATCCTGAGGTTTCTTCGGCCGCCTATCTTAAATGGACAAAGTTGA
- the cts12 gene encoding procathepsin L, translating into MGQVLWKLLISRMLVLSLFVDIPLSLAVESDEEVAAEWKLWKKANGVDYDEESDDIKRKSIWEKNKNLIEDNNRKYYRGKSAFAMAMNKYGDLTRLEYKQLLGASVNLNVHKVEKTANAETLRYNAQNLGYTSVDYRMMGYVTEVKDQGYCGSCWAFSSTGAIEGQMFKKTGQLVSLSEQNLLDCTWTYGSYGCNGGWMSSAFDYVINNGLQASETYPYTSVDTQPCFYDSNKVVARISEYKYIPYGNEQALADALATVGPIAIAVDSDHTSFMFYSSGIYDEPMCNPNNLSHAMLLVGYGSEGGIDYWIIKNSWGTSWGEGGYMRMIRNGSNTCGIASYALYPIA; encoded by the exons ATGGGTCAAGTCCTTTGGAAGCTTCTGATTAGCAGGATGCTTGTGCTTAGCCTCTTTGTGGACATACCGCTCTCTTTGGCAGTGGAGTCAGATGAGGAAGTAGCAGCAGAATGGAAGCTGTGGAAGAAAGCTAATGGCGTGGACTATGATGAAGAG AGTGatgatattaaaagaaaaagcatttgGGAGAAAAACAAGAACCTAATTGAGGATAACAATAGAAAATATTATAGGGGCAAGTCAGCTTTTGCTATGGCAATGAACAAATATGGAGACCTG ACTCGCTTGGAGTATAAACAATTACTGGGAGCCAGTGttaatttaaatgtacacaAAGTGGAAAAGACCGCTAACGCAGAAACGCTACGCTACAATGCTCAGAACCTAGGGTACACATCAGTTGATTACAGAATGATGGGATATGTTACAGAGGTTAAAGACCAG GGCTACTGTGGGTCATGTTGGGCTTTTAGCTCTACAGGTGCCATAGAGGGACAAATGTTCAAGAAAACAGGTCAACTGGTGTCTCTAAGTGAGCAGAATTTGTTGGACTGCACATGGACCTACGGCTCATACGGCTGTAACGGAGGCTGGATGTCCAGCGCTTTTGACTATGTGATTAACAACGGGCTTCAAGCCTCGGAAACATACCCTTATACCTCAGTG GACACGCAGCCCTGCTTCTATGACAGCAACAAAGTTGTGGCACGAATCAGTGAATACAAGTACATTCCGTATGGAAATGAACAAGCTTTGGCTGATGCTTTGGCAACTGTTGGTCCAATTGCTATAGCGGTTGATTCTGACCACACTAGCTTTATGTTCTATAGCTCAG GGATCTATGATGAGCCCATGTGCAATCCAAACAACCTGAGCCATGCAATGCTTCTGGTTGGCTATGGCTCAGAGGGCGGCATAGACTACTGGATCATCAAAAACAG CTGGGGGACCAGTTGGGGAGAAGGAGGATACATGCGCATGATCCGGAATGGCAGCAACACCTGCGGCATTGCTAGCTATGCTCTCTATCCCATTGCATGA